In Agarivorans gilvus, one genomic interval encodes:
- a CDS encoding sugar ABC transporter permease — protein MSIKRSNRIRLSLSYALIALVAVIIIYPLVWTVGASFYPGNSIMGESIFPENPTLSHYATLFANDRVAYLTWFWNSLKISFLTMVLTLISVSCTSYAFSRFRFKGRKNGLMLFLLLQMIPQFSALIAIFVLAQMLGLINSHLALVLVYVGGMIPMNTYLMKGYLDAIPKDLDESAKMDGASNIRIFLEIILPISKPIIAVVALFSFTGPLGDFILATTILRSPENYTLPIGLYNLVVEKMGASYTTYAAGAVLISIPVALLYLSLQKYFVSGLTAGSTKG, from the coding sequence AATTGCGCTGGTAGCGGTGATTATTATTTACCCCTTGGTATGGACGGTAGGCGCGTCTTTTTACCCAGGCAATAGCATTATGGGGGAGTCTATTTTCCCCGAGAATCCGACCTTGAGCCATTACGCGACGCTGTTTGCCAATGACCGAGTGGCTTATCTAACTTGGTTTTGGAATAGCCTAAAAATTAGCTTTCTCACCATGGTGTTAACGCTAATCAGTGTGTCTTGTACCTCGTATGCCTTTTCACGGTTTCGTTTTAAAGGCAGAAAAAATGGTTTGATGCTGTTTTTGTTATTGCAGATGATCCCGCAGTTTTCGGCCTTGATTGCGATCTTTGTCTTGGCGCAGATGCTGGGCTTAATTAATAGTCACTTGGCTTTAGTCTTGGTGTACGTGGGCGGCATGATCCCAATGAATACCTATCTGATGAAGGGTTATTTAGATGCCATTCCAAAAGATTTAGACGAATCAGCAAAAATGGACGGTGCCAGCAATATTCGGATCTTTTTAGAGATTATTTTACCTATCTCTAAACCCATTATTGCGGTGGTGGCCTTGTTCTCTTTCACCGGACCACTGGGCGATTTCATTCTTGCTACCACTATTTTACGTAGCCCCGAAAACTACACACTACCAATCGGATTGTACAACTTGGTAGTGGAAAAAATGGGCGCGAGTTACACCACCTACGCGGCAGGCGCGGTACTGATTTCGATCCCGGTTGCGCTGCTTTATTTATCACTACAGAAATACTTTGTCTCCGGCTTAACCGCGGGTAGTACCAAAGGCTAA
- a CDS encoding glycoside hydrolase family 53 protein produces MKTTFKLAVIAAAVALTGCQSATTLNNNEDYTIVAPSLRADFIRGMDISMLPVIEDLGGKYYQAGSEQDLLKILKDNGVNSVRARLWVDPAAANGDAFGGGNSDLAKSIELGKRAQENGMSFLLDIHYSDFWADPKKQQKPKEWDLLTFENLTQKVYDYTAEVMQAHKAAGVVPDMVQVGNELNGGMLWPDGKSWGQDGKEFDRLGLLLKAGIQAVHDNDSGKDIQIMLHLAEAGDNGLFRWWFDEITKQNVDYDVIGMSYYPWWHGPMDKVKANMEDVIARYNKPIVLVETSFPFTNENGDALGNAYSETTPIEGYEISVNGQAQYLADIMTLLNELPNQQGLGIYYWEPAWLPIDGATWSTEAGMEYSGDKWDMGNSWENQALFDFEGNALPSLEVFKGQ; encoded by the coding sequence ATGAAAACAACATTTAAGCTTGCAGTGATTGCTGCGGCTGTGGCTCTTACTGGCTGTCAGTCTGCTACTACCTTAAATAACAACGAAGACTACACCATTGTTGCCCCCAGCTTACGCGCTGACTTTATTCGCGGCATGGATATCTCAATGTTGCCGGTTATTGAAGACCTTGGCGGCAAGTACTACCAAGCAGGTAGTGAGCAAGACCTATTAAAAATTCTAAAAGATAACGGCGTTAACTCGGTTCGTGCTCGTTTATGGGTGGATCCAGCCGCAGCCAACGGCGATGCATTTGGTGGCGGTAACAGCGATTTAGCCAAGTCAATTGAGCTGGGTAAACGTGCTCAAGAAAATGGCATGAGCTTCCTATTAGATATCCATTACAGTGACTTTTGGGCCGATCCTAAGAAGCAGCAAAAACCGAAAGAGTGGGATCTACTTACCTTTGAGAACCTCACTCAAAAGGTTTACGACTATACCGCTGAAGTGATGCAAGCGCATAAGGCCGCTGGAGTCGTACCAGACATGGTGCAAGTGGGTAACGAGCTAAATGGCGGCATGTTATGGCCAGATGGAAAAAGCTGGGGCCAAGACGGTAAAGAGTTTGACCGCCTCGGTTTGCTGCTAAAAGCCGGTATCCAAGCGGTTCACGATAACGACAGCGGTAAAGATATTCAGATTATGCTGCACTTGGCCGAAGCCGGTGACAACGGTTTGTTCCGCTGGTGGTTTGATGAAATCACTAAACAGAATGTCGATTACGATGTAATTGGCATGTCTTACTACCCATGGTGGCACGGCCCCATGGATAAAGTAAAAGCCAACATGGAAGATGTTATAGCGCGCTATAACAAGCCAATTGTCTTGGTGGAAACCTCTTTCCCTTTCACCAATGAAAATGGTGATGCTTTAGGTAATGCCTACTCTGAAACCACGCCCATCGAGGGTTATGAAATTTCGGTCAACGGCCAAGCCCAATACCTCGCCGATATCATGACCTTACTTAACGAACTACCTAATCAACAAGGTTTAGGCATTTACTACTGGGAGCCAGCATGGTTACCCATTGATGGCGCTACTTGGTCCACCGAAGCGGGTATGGAATACAGCGGTGATAAGTGGGATATGGGCAACTCTTGGGAGAACCAAGCGCTATTTGATTTTGAAGGCAATGCCTTACCCTCACTAGAAGTATTTAAGGGACAGTAA